The following are from one region of the Vitis riparia cultivar Riparia Gloire de Montpellier isolate 1030 chromosome 14, EGFV_Vit.rip_1.0, whole genome shotgun sequence genome:
- the LOC117930781 gene encoding exportin-4-like, with the protein MRLLQLYSSHNIGKISVSLSSSLLSEAKTEMYKDLRALLQLIANLCSKDMVDFSSDSIETPGTSISQVVYFGLHIVTPLISLDLLKYPKLCHDYFSLLSHMLEVYPEMVAQLNNEAFAHVLGTLDFGLHHQDTEVVDMCLKVLKALASYHYKETSIGKIGLGSHASGFKDSDGKFQEGILSRFLRSLLQLLLFEDYSTDLVGIAADALFPLILCEQGVYQRLGQELADSQANPTLKSRLVNALQSLTSSNQLSPTLDRINYQRFRKNLHSFLIEVHGFLRTM; encoded by the exons ATATCTGTAAGTCTTTCAAGCAGCCTACTGAGTGAAGCAAAGACTGAGATGTATAAGGATTTACGTGCTCTTCTTCAACTAATAGCAAATCTCTGTTCAAAAGATATG GTCGACTTCTCATCCGACTCCATTGAGACACCAGGAACAAGTATATCTCAG GTTGTTTACTTTGGTCTTCACATAGTTACCCCTCTGATATCCTTGGACCTGCTGAAGTACCCCAAGCTCTGTCATGAT TACTTCTCATTGCTGTCTCATATGTTGGAAGTTTATCCTGAAATGGTTGCCCAACTAAATAATGAAGCCTTTGCTCATGTACTTGGAACTCTTGATTTTGGCCTCCATCATCAG GACACAGAAGTTGTTGACATGTGCTTGAAAGTTCTAAAAGCACTTGCTTCTTACCACTACAAGGAGACAAGCATCGGTAAAATAGGGCTGGGGTCACATGCTTCAGGTTTTAAGGATTCTGATGGAAAATTCCAGGAAGGCATTTTGAGTCGGTTCCTTCGTTCACTGCTGCAGTTACTCCTCTTTGAGGATTATAG CACTGATCTTGTAGGAATTGCAGCAGATGCTCTCTTCCCATTGATCCTTTGTGAACAAGGTGTATACCAG AGATTAGGGCAGGAGTTAGCGGATAGTCAAGCAAATCCAACACTGAAATCAAGGTTGGTAAATGCATTGCAGTCCTTGACAAGCTCAAACCAGCTTTCTCCAACCCTTGACCGTATCAACTACCAGAGATTCAGAAAGAATCTACACAGCTTCCTAATCGAAGTTCACGGATTCTTAAGGACAATGTGA